Proteins from a genomic interval of Panthera tigris isolate Pti1 chromosome A2, P.tigris_Pti1_mat1.1, whole genome shotgun sequence:
- the EFNA2 gene encoding ephrin-A2 isoform X3, with translation MKPVSSPRFHAGAADDGGGYTVEVSINDYLDIYCPHYGAPLPPAERMEHYVLYMVNGEGHASCDHRQRGFKRWECNRPAAPGGPLKFSEKFQLFTPFSLGFEFRPGHEYYYISATPPNAVDRPCLRLKVYVRPANETLYEAPEPIFTSNNSCSGLGACQLVLSTVPVLWTLLGS, from the exons GTTCCACGCGGGCGCGGCGGACGACGGCGGGGGCTACACGGTGGAGGTCAGCATCAACGACTACCTGGACATCTACTGCCCGCACTACGGGGCGCCGCTGCCGCCGGCCGAGCGCATGGAGCACTACGTGCTGTACATGGTCAACGGCGAGGGCCACGCGTCCTGCGACCACCGGCAGCGCGGCTTCAAGCGCTGGGAGTGCAACCGGCCCGCGGCGCCCGGGGGGCCGCTCAAGTTCTCGGAGAAGTTCCAGCTCTTCACGCCCTTCTCCCTCGGCTTCGAGTTCCGTCCGGGACACGAGTACTACTACATCT CTGCCACACCGCCCAATGCTGTGGACCGACCCTGCCTGAGGCTGAAGGTTTACGTGCGGCCAGCCA ACGAGACCCTGTACGAGGCCCCGGAGCCCATCTTCACCAGCAATAACTCGTGCAGTGGCTTGGGCGCCTGCCAGCTGGTCCTCAGCACCGTCCCTGTGCTGTGGACCCTCCTGGGCTCCTAG